A genomic window from Nicotiana sylvestris chromosome 11, ASM39365v2, whole genome shotgun sequence includes:
- the LOC104243488 gene encoding rho GTPase-activating protein 7-like isoform X4, translating to MKMSASLAAFERPRIGTSNTVFKSGPLFISSKGLGWKSWKKRWFILTRTSLVFFKNDPSTLPQRGGEVNLTLGGIDLNNSGSVVVREDKKLLTVLFPDGRDGRAFTLKAETLEDLYEWKTALEHALAQAPSAVLVMGHNGIFRNDTGDSIEGSFHQWRDKRPVKSLVVGRPILLALEDIDGGPSFLEKALRFLEKFGTKVEGILRQSADVEEVERRVKEYEQGKTEFVPEEDAHVIGDCVKHVLRELPSSPVPASCCTALLEAYKIDRKEARVNAMRSAILETFPEPNRRLLQRILKMMHTISSHASENRMTPSAVAACMAPLLLRPLLAGECELEDDFDVSGDNSAQLLAAANAANNAQAIITTLLEEYENIFDDDNLHRCSISADSQFGNSGSEDSSDDENLDMKDNGYHDAENEVDPDTDDDCERVLSGKLSESSGSAASDLYDYKGFGGDDSDVGSPRDSRVQGVTLKPTVDTQPLAGSNVPFSEQLERCGNEVDVPCELASSESQRSMGEILSSKDPGPPHGVSGPDSRADKTSSKLTPSTLNVKRSTFWGRNNARKTPSTESIDSSGEEELAIQRLEITKNDLRHRIAKEARGNAILQASLERRKQALHERRLALEQDVARLQEQLQAERDLRAALEVGLSMSSGQLSGSRGMDSKTRAELEEIALAEADVARLKQKVAELHHQLNQQRQHHYGSLSDACDRLQHGQNHNSQLKYFQQDFDATLAFCNHERRQRSEI from the exons GTTTTCAAGAGTGGGCCACTGTTTATCTCTTCAAAAG GATTAGGTTGGAAGTCATGGAAAAAGCGTTGGTTCATCCTTACACGTACATCTCTGGTCTTTTTCAAGAATGATCCT AGTACACTTCCACAACGAGGAGGTGAAGTGAATCTAACTTTGGGAGGAATTGACTTGAATAATTCAGGGAG TGTTGTCGTTAGAGAAGATAAAAAGCTTTTGACCGTGCTGTTTCCCGATGGACGTGATGGGCGAGCTTTTACTCTTAAg GCAGAGACATTGGAGGATCTATACGAGTGGAAGACCGCCCTAGAGCATGCTCTTGCACAAGCACCTAGTGCTGTTCTTGTTATGGGACACAATGGCATTTTCCGAAATGACACTGGTGATTCTATTGAAGGGTCTTTCCATCAAT GGAGGGATAAACGTCCTGTTAAATCTTTAGTTGTCGGAAGACCAATTTTGCTCGCCTTAGAAGATATAGATGGAGGCCCATCATTTCTTGAAAAGGCACTGAGGTTTCTTGAGAAGTTTG GAACCAAGGTCGAAGGTATATTGCGACAATCTGCAgatgtcgaggaagtggagcggAGAGTAAAAGAATATGAACAAG GAAAAACTGAATTTGTGCCGGAGGAGGATGCTCATGTAATTGGCGACTGCGTCAAG CATGTGCTTCGTGAGCTGCCATCATCTCCTGTTCCTGCTTCCTGTTGCACCGCTTTGTTAGAAGCTTACA AAATCGATCGGAAGGAAGCTCGGGTCAATGCTATGCGCTCTGCCATTCTTGAGACATTTCCTGAACCCAATAGGCGCTTATTACAGAG AATTCTGAAGATGATGCATACAATTTCTTCACATGCATCTGAAAATCGGATGACTCCATCTGCTGTTGCTGCTTGTATGGCACCATTGCTGTTACGCCCTCTTTTAGCGGGTGAATGCGAGTTGGAAGATGACTTTGACGTTAGTGGAGATAACTCTGCTCAGCTTCTTGCTGCCGCTAATGCAGCAAACAATGCCCAGGCTATCATTACGACACTTCTTGAGGAATATGAGAATATTTTTGAT GACGATAATCTTCATAGGTGCTCTATTTCAGCAGATTCTCAATTTGGAAATAGTGGGAGTGAAGACTCGTCAGATGATGAAAATCTGGATATGAAGGACAATGGTTATCATGATGCTGAAAATGAGGTTGACCCAGACACCGACGATGATTGTGAGCGTGTATTGAGTGGAAAATTAAGCGAAAGCAGTGGCTCTGCTGCCAGTGATCTCTATGATTATAAG GGTTTCGGCGGTGATGATTCAGATGTTGGATCGCCTAGGGATAGTCGTGTACAAGGAGTGACGTTAAAACCAACTGTAGATACTCAGCCCCTTGCAGGTTCTAATGTTCCATTCAGCGAACAGCTGGAAAGATGTGGAAATGAGGTTGATGTTCCTTGTGAATTAGCTAGTAGTGAGTCTCAGCGGTCTATGGGTGAAATACTCTCATCTAAGGATCCTGGGCCACCTCATGGTGTCTCCGGACCTGATTCACGTGCAGACAAGACTAGCAGCAAGCTAACTCCTTCTACCCTGAATGTCAAAAGATCAACCTTTTGGGGGAGAAACAAT GCCAGAAAAACGCCATCAACGGAATCAATTGATTCCTCTGGAGAGGAAGA GCTCGCTATACAGAGACTTGAGATTACCAAAAATGACTTGCGCCATAGGATTGCGAAGGAA GCAAGAGGAAATGCAATTCTGCAGGCGAGCTTGGAGAGACGGAAGCAAGCCTTGCATGAGCGCCGCTTGGCTCTTGAGCAAGAT GTTGCAAGACTACAAGAACAGCTACAAGCTGAGAGGGATCTAAGAGCTGCACTGGAAGTTGGTTTGAGCATGTCTTCCGGACAATTGTCGGGCTCTCGTGGTATGGATTCCAAG ACTAGGGCTGAGCTCGAAGAGATAGCCCTGGCAGAAGCAGATGTGGCTAGATTAAAGCAGAAAGTTGCTGAGTTGCATCATCAACTTAATCAGCAACGGCAGCATCACTATGGCTCACTATCTGATGCTTGTGATCGACTTCAACATGGGCAAAACCATAATTCTCAACT